The Takifugu rubripes chromosome 7, fTakRub1.2, whole genome shotgun sequence genome has a segment encoding these proteins:
- the LOC105416602 gene encoding free fatty acid receptor 2-like — translation MPQECQKGLCLSVYIVTFILGFPTNVLAFYSFCKKVRQKPTPSDILLLNLTISDLLFLIFLPFKMQEVMDNMIWNLPYALCPLSGFIFYMTIYNSTFCLTAVSVERYLGVVFPIQHTLKRRPVYAVAACIFFWISSFCHTSIVFFISIIDPLNATLDQNTTGKISQVCYDDFTDTQLNVLLPLRLELFVVLFCIPLIICCFCYINFIRVLSRLHNIDRRRRLRAIGMALGTLIVFAVCFGPYNISHVVGFVMWKSPEWRDKALLCSTFNACLDPFIFYMSSSAVRGTVGSMMKGFRCRFSGCVPSHVFCTSSRSITMTATDKEHNQEQINGSGKEAATSSPC, via the coding sequence ATGCCGCAGGAGTGTCAGAAGGGGCTGTGCTTGTCTGTCTACATCGTCACCTTCATCCTGGGCTTCCCGACCAATGTCCTGGCTTTCTACTCCTTCTGCAAGAAAGTGAGGCAGAAACCCACACCGAGCGACATCCTGCTCCTCAATCTGACCATCTCggacctgctcttcctcatcttcctgccCTTTAAGATGCAAGAAGTGATGGACAACATGATTTGGAACTTGCCGTATGCCCTCTGCCCGTTGTCTGGCTTTATCTTCTATATGACCATCTACAACAGCACCTTCTGCCTGACTGCGGTCAGCGTGGAACGCTACCTCGGCGTGGTGTTTCCCATCCAGCACACGCTCAAAAGACGGCCTGTGTACGCGGTGGCCGCCTGCATTTTCTTCTGGATTTCATCATTTTGCCATACAAgtattgtttttttcatttctatTATAGACCCTCTAAATGCCACCTTAGATCAGAACACCACTGGGAAAATCAGCCAAGTCTGTTATGACGATTTCACTGACACCCAGCTCAATGTTCTCCTGCCGCTTCGTCTGGAGCTGTTTGTGGTGCTGTTTTGCATCCCCTTAatcatctgctgcttttgctacATCAACTTCATCCGGGTCCTGTCCCGGCTACATAACATCGACCGGCGCCGCCGCCTGCGGGCCATAGGGATGGCTTTGGGAACACTGATagtgtttgctgtttgttttgggcCCTACAACATCTCCCATGTGGTGGGTTTTGTTATGTGGAAAAGTCCTGAGTGGAGGGATAAAGCCTTGCTCTGCAGCACCTTTAATGCCTGCCTTGACCCGTTCATATTTTACATGTCCTCCTCCGCTGTGAGAGGGACTGTGGGTTCCATGATGAAGGGGTTTAGGTGTCGTTTCAGTGGGTGTGTTCCCAGTCACGTGTTCTGCACCTCTTCCAGGTCAATTACCATGACCGCTACAGATAAAGAACACAATCAAGAGCAGATCAATGGCAGTGGAAAGGAAGCAGCCACCAGCAGTCCCTGTTAG
- the LOC115250497 gene encoding free fatty acid receptor 2-like, giving the protein MPQQCHRALCLSVYIITFILGLPMNILAFYTFCKKVRQKPTPIDILLLNLTISDLLFLIFLPFKMQEVMNNMIWNLPYALCPLSGFIFYMTIYNSTFCLTAVSVERYLGVAFPIQHTLKRRPVYAVAACIFFWIFSFINLSIVVIIPFIGSEESLSNTSNHNDSTRICYENFTDTQLNILLPVRLELFVVLFCIPFIICCFCYINFIRVLSRLHNIDRRRRLRAIGMALGTLIVFAVCFGPYNISHVVGFVMWKSPEWRDKALLCSTFNACLDPFIFYMSSSAVRGTVGSMMKGFRCRFGGCVPSHVFCTSSRSITMTATDKEHNQEQINGSGKEAATSCLQ; this is encoded by the coding sequence ATGCCGCAGCAGTGCCACAGAGCACTGTGCCTGTCCGTCtacatcatcaccttcatcctgGGCCTCCCGATGAACATCCTGGCTTTCTACACCTTCTGCAAGAAAGTGAGGCAGAAACCCACGCCGATTGACATCCTGCTCCTCAATCTGACCATCTCggacctgctcttcctcatcttcctgccCTTTAAGATGCAAGAAGTGATGAACAACATGATTTGGAACTTGCCGTATGCCCTCTGCCCATTGTCTGGCTTTATCTTCTATATGACCATCTACAACAGCACCTTCTGCCTGACTGCGGTCAGCGTGGAACGCTACCTCGGCGTGGCGTTTCCCATCCAGCACACGCTCAAAAGACGGCCTGTGTACGCGGTGGCCGCCTGCATTTTCTTCTGGATCTTTTCCTTCATCAACCTGAGCATCGTGGTCATCATCCCTTTTATTGGCTCTGAAGAATCTTTAAGTAACACTTCAAATCACAATGATTCGACAAGAATTTGCTACGAGAACTTCACCGACACCCAGCTCAATATTCTCCTGCCGGTTCGTCTGGAGCTGTTTGTGGTGCTGTTTTGCATCCCTTtcatcatctgctgcttttgctacATCAACTTCATCCGGGTCCTGTCCCGGCTACATAACATCGACCGGCGCCGCCGCCTGCGGGCCATAGGGATGGCTTTGGGAACACTGATagtgtttgctgtttgttttgggcCCTACAACATCTCCCATGTGGTGGGTTTTGTTATGTGGAAAAGTCCTGAGTGGAGGGATAAAGCCTTGCTCTGCAGCACCTTTAATGCCTGCCTTGACCCGTTCATATTTTACATGTCCTCCTCCGCTGTGAGAGGGACTGTGGGTTCCATGATGAAGGGGTTTAGGTGTCGTTTTGGTGGGTGTGTTCCCAGTCACGTGTTCTGCACCTCTTCCAGGTCAATTACCATGACCGCCACAGATAAAGAACACAATCAAGAGCAGATCAATGGCAGTGGAAAGGAAGCAGCCACCAGCTGTCTTCAGTAA